The following proteins are co-located in the Gloeocapsa sp. PCC 7428 genome:
- a CDS encoding YlcI/YnfO family protein — MEERESLTVRFPVGLLTQLKLHKSQDESLNDAVIKALEREIRYCKGLAAHHKIVARCESIRRRTGTQQSPVILIRQLREGDGRDD; from the coding sequence ATGGAAGAACGAGAATCTTTGACTGTGCGTTTTCCAGTAGGATTACTTACTCAGTTGAAATTGCACAAGTCGCAAGACGAGTCTTTGAATGATGCGGTGATTAAAGCACTAGAGCGAGAGATAAGGTACTGTAAAGGTTTAGCCGCGCATCATAAGATTGTTGCTAGATGCGAAAGCATAAGGCGAAGAACAGGAACTCAACAAAGCCCTGTAATCTTAATTCGTCAGCTTAGAGAAGGCGACGGACGAGATGACTAA
- a CDS encoding LysE family translocator has product MNISFLLQGMILGFSIAAPVGPIGVLCIRRTLAHGHTAGLVSGLGAATADAFYGCIAGFGLTLVSNFLVNQQLWIRLIGGIFLCYLGIKTFLSKPAEVSASVKSNSLFGSYASTLFLTLANPATILSFVAIFAGLGVVEGSYFDAIILVIGVFIGSALWWLFLSFGIDVLRSRFSQRGFVWINRTSGIILIVFGAISLGTVLY; this is encoded by the coding sequence ATGAATATCAGCTTTTTGCTGCAAGGTATGATTCTCGGCTTTTCAATTGCAGCACCAGTAGGACCAATTGGGGTATTATGCATCCGGCGCACTCTCGCGCATGGGCATACTGCGGGTTTGGTTTCGGGTTTGGGTGCGGCGACGGCTGATGCTTTTTATGGTTGCATTGCTGGTTTTGGATTAACCTTGGTTTCTAATTTTTTAGTTAATCAACAGCTATGGATTCGTTTAATTGGTGGAATCTTTCTCTGTTATCTCGGTATTAAAACATTCTTGAGTAAACCAGCAGAAGTTTCTGCTTCGGTTAAAAGTAATAGTTTATTTGGTAGTTATGCTTCTACGTTGTTTCTGACGTTGGCTAATCCTGCAACAATTCTTTCATTCGTGGCAATTTTTGCGGGGTTGGGAGTGGTAGAAGGAAGTTATTTTGATGCAATAATTTTAGTGATAGGTGTGTTTATTGGTTCAGCTTTATGGTGGTTGTTTCTCAGTTTTGGAATTGATGTTTTGCGATCGCGCTTTTCTCAACGCGGTTTTGTATGGATTAATAGAACTTCAGGAATAATTCTTATCGTATTTGGTGCGATCTCTTTGGGGACTGTGCTTTATTAA